The following proteins are co-located in the Rhodothermales bacterium genome:
- a CDS encoding DUF2911 domain-containing protein: MLRAALPCLPLLVAAACQTPPPDASAAFVTLLGQDTLAAEQYTRSEEVIRAEVVLRTPVVARQTYALFLDDAGHMTRFESEKRPALGGDIESQLITRYDDGFAVATTRQGETRIDSIEAPAEALPFLDMLHWPFDLMLERGYAAPGGVYEQPLLVGNQALNFEIRRLSADSVTVTHPFRGTMGVDVDAAGHLEQLDAAGTTRKLKVFRKPAIDLEALAARFASIEASGRRFGDLSGRGETAATIDGATILIDYGQPLKRGRVIFGELVPYGTVWRTGANRATHFRTDRALQFGNLTVPAGEYTLFTIPAPDGGVLIFNTQTGQGGTTYDAERDLGRVPLAVNPLEQVVEPFTIAVEPANDGGVLQLMWDRTALVAPFRVR; this comes from the coding sequence ATGCTCCGCGCTGCACTCCCCTGCCTCCCGCTTCTCGTCGCGGCAGCCTGTCAGACCCCGCCGCCTGACGCCTCCGCTGCCTTTGTGACACTGCTCGGCCAGGACACCCTTGCCGCGGAGCAGTATACCCGTTCGGAGGAGGTGATCCGCGCCGAGGTCGTGCTCCGCACGCCCGTCGTCGCGCGTCAGACGTACGCGCTTTTTCTGGACGATGCCGGCCATATGACGCGTTTCGAGTCGGAGAAACGGCCGGCGCTCGGGGGCGACATCGAGTCCCAGCTGATCACCCGGTACGACGACGGCTTCGCCGTGGCCACCACGCGCCAGGGCGAAACGCGGATTGACTCCATCGAGGCGCCGGCCGAGGCCCTGCCTTTTCTCGACATGCTGCACTGGCCGTTCGACCTGATGCTCGAACGCGGCTACGCGGCGCCCGGCGGGGTGTACGAGCAGCCCCTGCTCGTCGGCAATCAGGCGCTGAACTTCGAAATCCGCCGTCTATCCGCCGATTCCGTCACCGTGACGCATCCGTTCCGTGGCACGATGGGCGTCGATGTGGACGCCGCCGGCCATCTCGAGCAGCTCGACGCGGCCGGCACGACGCGCAAACTCAAGGTATTCCGAAAACCCGCGATCGACCTCGAGGCGCTTGCCGCGCGGTTTGCCTCCATCGAGGCAAGCGGCAGGCGCTTCGGCGACCTCTCGGGGCGGGGCGAGACCGCCGCCACGATCGACGGCGCCACGATCCTCATCGACTATGGCCAGCCGCTGAAGCGAGGCCGCGTCATTTTTGGCGAACTCGTGCCCTACGGGACCGTGTGGCGCACCGGCGCCAACCGCGCCACCCATTTCCGGACGGACCGCGCCCTGCAGTTCGGCAACCTCACGGTGCCGGCCGGCGAATACACCCTCTTTACGATCCCAGCGCCCGACGGCGGCGTCCTGATCTTCAACACGCAGACCGGTCAGGGAGGCACGACGTACGATGCCGAACGCGACCTGGGCCGCGTCCCCCTGGCCGTCAACCCGCTCGAACAGGTGGTGGAACCGTTCACCATCGCCGTGGAGCCGGCGAACGACGGCGGGGTCCTCCAGCTCATGTGGGACCGCA
- a CDS encoding P-II family nitrogen regulator: protein MKKIEAFIKPFALEAVRSALLAEGIRCVTTADAQEFNGDRPFSERFRGTEYVVDQTPRALLVVLAPDDEAPQVVRVIRDAAQTGHPGDGRIIVTHAEEVVDLDAAVPVAHE from the coding sequence ATGAAAAAAATCGAGGCTTTCATCAAGCCCTTCGCCCTCGAAGCCGTCCGCAGCGCCCTGCTGGCCGAGGGCATCCGCTGCGTCACGACCGCCGACGCGCAGGAGTTTAACGGCGATCGCCCGTTCAGCGAGCGCTTTCGCGGCACGGAATACGTGGTCGACCAAACACCCCGGGCCCTGCTGGTCGTCCTCGCGCCGGACGATGAGGCGCCGCAGGTCGTGCGGGTCATCCGCGACGCCGCGCAGACCGGGCACCCGGGCGACGGCCGCATCATCGTCACCCACGCCGAGGAAGTCGTCGACCTCGATGCGGCAGTGCCCGTGGCGCATGAGTGA
- a CDS encoding sodium:solute symporter family protein, which yields MVDQAMLSPALAGTLLLLFSLLWIFLGWWWGRGATEADDYMLAGRNVGLALGTATAMATWVTSNTTMVAPQLAYQMGFWGMIGYSLGSIGLLLFAPMAARIRMLMPRGYTSGDFIRLRYGVAAWRVFLVISLVYSAGWLVSLGMAGGLLIESLSGIPFPVGITVILAICVAYTLLGGLKAVIGTDFVQTIIIVIGVVALGVLTLRAIDIPDMHATLRAERPELLNLLMPAALMFLFNNLLFGVGEIFHSNVWWSRAFAFREGVGFKAYLIAGLFWTPIPIAAGFVALAAPSLGLNVPRADMVGPLVAAHLLGTSGAVVVFVVIFSALASSLDSLLAATSDLIVEDIYKKHIRPRASSVQMRKAASTTTLLLGAVTWLVCLLNLTTLASLLHFTGALVASTIWPIIAGLYWRRTNAAGALWSMVLGSLLGLAAYFTIGFYVAALVGAAVSMTITLLTTWRWPATFAWDQLSETPADALSLEKNP from the coding sequence ATGGTTGATCAGGCGATGTTATCGCCCGCGCTCGCGGGCACGCTCCTCCTTCTTTTTAGCCTATTGTGGATTTTTCTCGGTTGGTGGTGGGGGCGGGGGGCCACGGAGGCGGATGACTACATGCTCGCCGGCCGCAACGTCGGGCTCGCGCTGGGCACCGCGACGGCGATGGCGACCTGGGTGACGAGCAACACCACCATGGTGGCGCCTCAACTGGCCTATCAGATGGGGTTCTGGGGGATGATCGGCTATTCGCTCGGATCGATCGGGCTGCTGCTCTTCGCGCCGATGGCCGCCCGCATCCGGATGCTGATGCCCCGGGGTTATACCAGCGGCGACTTCATTCGACTGCGTTATGGCGTCGCCGCCTGGCGCGTCTTTCTCGTGATTTCGCTCGTCTACAGCGCCGGCTGGCTCGTCAGCCTCGGCATGGCCGGCGGCCTGCTCATCGAATCGCTCAGCGGCATCCCCTTTCCGGTCGGGATTACGGTCATCCTCGCCATCTGCGTGGCCTATACGCTGCTCGGGGGGCTCAAGGCGGTGATCGGGACGGATTTCGTGCAGACGATCATCATCGTGATCGGCGTCGTGGCGCTCGGCGTCCTCACGCTGCGCGCCATCGACATCCCGGACATGCACGCGACGCTGCGGGCGGAGCGCCCCGAACTGCTCAACCTGCTGATGCCGGCCGCGCTGATGTTTCTGTTCAACAACCTGCTCTTCGGCGTCGGCGAGATCTTCCACTCGAACGTGTGGTGGAGCCGCGCCTTCGCCTTCCGCGAAGGGGTGGGCTTCAAGGCCTATCTGATCGCCGGCCTGTTCTGGACACCCATCCCCATCGCGGCCGGTTTTGTCGCGCTCGCCGCCCCCTCCCTCGGCCTCAACGTGCCGCGGGCCGACATGGTCGGACCCCTCGTGGCGGCGCACCTGCTGGGTACCTCGGGCGCCGTGGTGGTGTTCGTGGTGATCTTTTCCGCGCTGGCCTCCAGCCTGGACTCCCTCCTGGCCGCCACCAGCGATCTGATCGTCGAGGACATCTACAAAAAACACATCCGGCCCCGCGCCAGCTCCGTCCAGATGCGGAAGGCGGCCTCGACGACGACCCTGCTGCTGGGGGCGGTCACCTGGCTCGTCTGTCTGCTCAACCTGACCACCCTCGCCAGCCTGCTTCATTTTACCGGTGCCCTGGTGGCGAGCACCATCTGGCCGATCATCGCCGGACTCTACTGGAGACGCACCAATGCTGCCGGCGCCCTGTGGAGCATGGTGCTGGGGAGCCTGCTCGGGCTCGCCGCCTACTTCACGATCGGCTTCTATGTCGCGGCGCTCGTCGGCGCCGCCGTCTCCATGACGATCACCCTGCTGACCACGTGGCGCTGGCCGGCCACCTTCGCGTGGGACCAGCTCAGCGAGACGCCGGCCGACGCGCTTTCCCTGGAGAAAAACCCATGA
- a CDS encoding sulfatase-like hydrolase/transferase, with protein sequence MSGSLRSEPHAHLLAVYLPLCLLAACAPAPEPPPNIVLILADDLGYGDPGVYNPASKIPTPNIDRLAAEGIRFTDAHSPSAVCTPTRYGILTGRYSWRSCLKKAACSTAIRPT encoded by the coding sequence TTGTCCGGGTCCCTTCGGTCCGAGCCCCATGCGCACCTCCTCGCCGTCTACCTCCCGCTCTGTCTCCTCGCCGCCTGCGCGCCCGCGCCGGAACCGCCCCCGAATATCGTCCTCATCCTGGCCGATGACCTGGGATACGGCGACCCGGGCGTGTACAACCCGGCGTCCAAAATCCCCACCCCGAACATCGACCGGCTCGCCGCCGAGGGCATCCGGTTCACCGACGCCCACTCCCCCTCCGCGGTATGCACCCCCACCCGGTACGGCATCCTTACGGGCCGCTACAGCTGGCGATCCTGTCTGAAAAAAGCGGCGTGCTCAACGGCTATTCGTCCAACCTGA
- a CDS encoding sulfatase-like hydrolase/transferase, with protein sequence MLNGYSSNLIDTARTTLASMLQDRGYTTAAVGKWHLGLGTQEPVDYSQPLAPGPLAHGFDYFFGIPASLDMEPYVFIADDRVLAAPTDSVGPSGYQYGGPYWRAGAIAPGFRHIDVHPRLTEEAVAFIEAQTGDPFFLYLPSLPPYPVAAYGSLQGKKPCRRLRRFYDDGRRHRGRRARRARTGQREQHARTLRQRQRLVLIQADRERYDHKSNSTGGA encoded by the coding sequence GTGCTCAACGGCTATTCGTCCAACCTGATCGACACCGCGCGCACGACGCTCGCTTCGATGCTGCAGGACCGGGGCTATACGACGGCCGCCGTCGGTAAATGGCACCTGGGTCTGGGGACGCAAGAACCGGTCGATTACAGCCAACCGCTGGCCCCCGGTCCGCTCGCCCACGGGTTCGATTACTTCTTCGGGATCCCGGCGTCGCTGGACATGGAGCCCTACGTCTTTATCGCGGACGACCGGGTCCTCGCGGCCCCGACCGATTCGGTGGGGCCGAGCGGGTATCAATACGGCGGCCCGTACTGGCGCGCCGGCGCCATCGCGCCCGGCTTCCGGCACATCGACGTCCATCCCCGGCTGACCGAAGAGGCCGTCGCCTTCATCGAAGCGCAGACCGGCGACCCATTTTTCCTCTACCTTCCCTCGCTTCCCCCATACCCCGTGGCTGCCTACGGAAGCCTACAAGGAAAAAAGCCGTGCCGGCGACTACGGCGATTTTACGACGATGGTCGACGCCACCGTGGGCGACGTGCTCGACGCGCTCGAACGGGCCAGCGCGAACAGCACGCTCGTACTCTTCGCCAGCGACAACGGCTCGTTCTGATCCAGGCCGATCGGGAACGCTACGACCACAAGTCGAACTCGACTGGCGGGGCATGA
- the asnB gene encoding asparagine synthase (glutamine-hydrolyzing): MCGIAGYMHLDPRTPPDPEILVGMAAIQAHRGPDGFGWHVMPERGVGFSHARLAIIDLEERGRQPMVSADGRLMLTHNGEFYDFPRIRAGLTARGARFRSKSDSELILHLYPRLGLEGTLEQLRGEFAFALYDAADESLVLVRDRFGIKPLYWTETADALVFGSEVKVLFAHPDVRRAFSDAGVFHQLMQTMVPGTTPYKNIHQVKPGHALRVRRGPNGFRIEDLGYWDMPFPEGGARGPRRADDFYIDEVRERLIEAVQLRLVADVPVGCYLSGGIDSCSMLGLASASRQEPVKAFTIGFDDAAYDETAIAASMAASVGADQDVLALDAAHLYDHFVETHWHTERTIYNTLGVAKLLMSRHVHEAGYKVVVTGEGSDELFGGYPSFRRDLFLHGLDDLPPAERAAMEALLQESNQLFSGAMLAAETVEDPSLEALCGFTPSCLQPWLMASRRVPALLAPGIRNALGGYRPGEAIAAALDGDAIRGRHPLDIAQYVWIKTMLEGQILTWGGDRVDMANSMEARPAFLDHHLAAFAAQLPPDVRIRGRVEKYVLREAMKGLLPEVLYRREKFAFMAPPAHTDAAKRNAVHTLADDYLSDASRRGSGASFARRRARPLAVYDGGRHARRPRSARRPRQPARLGVQILQRTLIDRDIPALARSEAERLGWGAGVMT; this comes from the coding sequence ATGTGTGGCATTGCCGGATACATGCACCTCGACCCCCGCACCCCGCCCGACCCCGAAATCCTCGTCGGCATGGCCGCCATCCAGGCGCATCGGGGGCCGGACGGCTTCGGGTGGCACGTGATGCCGGAGCGCGGCGTGGGGTTCAGCCATGCGCGGCTCGCCATCATCGACCTGGAAGAACGCGGCCGGCAGCCCATGGTCTCGGCCGACGGCCGGCTCATGCTCACGCACAACGGCGAGTTTTACGACTTCCCGCGCATCCGCGCCGGCCTCACCGCGCGCGGCGCGCGTTTCCGCTCGAAAAGCGACTCGGAGCTCATCCTCCATCTCTATCCCCGTCTCGGTCTGGAAGGCACGCTCGAACAGCTGCGCGGCGAGTTCGCCTTCGCCCTGTACGATGCGGCGGACGAGTCGCTGGTGCTCGTCCGCGACCGGTTCGGCATCAAACCGCTGTACTGGACGGAGACGGCGGACGCACTCGTGTTCGGGTCGGAAGTGAAGGTGCTGTTCGCCCATCCGGACGTCCGGCGGGCTTTCTCGGACGCCGGCGTGTTCCACCAGCTCATGCAGACCATGGTGCCCGGCACGACGCCGTATAAAAACATCCACCAGGTGAAGCCAGGACACGCGCTCCGTGTCCGGCGCGGGCCGAACGGTTTTCGGATCGAAGACCTGGGGTACTGGGACATGCCGTTCCCTGAAGGCGGCGCGCGGGGGCCGCGCAGGGCGGACGACTTTTACATCGACGAGGTCCGCGAGCGGCTCATCGAGGCCGTCCAGCTTCGGCTCGTGGCCGACGTTCCGGTAGGATGTTATCTATCCGGCGGGATCGACTCCTGCTCGATGCTGGGGCTCGCCTCCGCCAGCCGGCAGGAGCCCGTGAAGGCCTTCACGATCGGCTTCGACGACGCGGCCTACGACGAGACCGCGATCGCGGCGTCGATGGCGGCCTCGGTCGGCGCCGACCAGGATGTGCTCGCCCTGGACGCCGCGCACCTCTACGACCATTTCGTGGAGACGCACTGGCATACCGAACGGACCATCTACAACACCCTCGGCGTCGCCAAGCTGCTGATGAGCCGGCACGTGCACGAGGCCGGCTACAAGGTGGTGGTCACCGGCGAGGGGTCCGACGAACTCTTCGGCGGCTACCCGAGCTTCCGCCGCGACCTGTTTCTGCATGGCCTCGACGACCTGCCGCCTGCCGAGCGGGCCGCGATGGAGGCGCTCCTGCAGGAGTCGAACCAGCTGTTCAGCGGCGCCATGCTGGCGGCCGAAACCGTGGAGGACCCGTCGCTGGAGGCCCTGTGCGGCTTTACGCCCTCGTGCCTGCAACCCTGGCTGATGGCCTCGCGCCGCGTGCCGGCGCTGCTCGCGCCCGGCATCCGGAACGCCCTCGGCGGCTACCGGCCCGGCGAGGCCATCGCGGCGGCGCTCGACGGCGACGCGATCCGCGGACGCCATCCGCTCGATATCGCCCAGTATGTGTGGATCAAGACGATGCTGGAAGGGCAGATTCTGACCTGGGGCGGGGATCGGGTGGATATGGCGAACAGCATGGAGGCGCGGCCGGCGTTTCTCGATCACCACCTCGCCGCGTTCGCCGCGCAGCTCCCGCCCGACGTCCGCATCCGCGGCCGCGTCGAGAAATACGTGCTGCGCGAGGCGATGAAAGGGCTGCTTCCCGAGGTGTTGTACCGGCGCGAGAAGTTCGCCTTCATGGCGCCGCCCGCGCACACCGATGCCGCAAAACGCAACGCGGTCCACACCCTGGCCGACGACTACCTCAGCGACGCGTCCCGTCGAGGCAGCGGGGCTTCTTTCGCCCGCCGGCGTGCGCGCCCTCTGGCCGTCTACGACGGCGGACGCCACGCACGGCGACCTCGTTCAGCTCGACGCCCTCGTCAGCCAGCCCGCCTGGGCGTCCAGATTCTCCAGCGCACCCTGATCGACCGGGACATCCCTGCGCTCGCCCGCTCCGAGGCGGAGCGCCTGGGGTGGGGGGCCGGCGTCATGACCTGA